A part of Paraliobacillus zengyii genomic DNA contains:
- a CDS encoding 2-oxoglutarate dehydrogenase E1 component, producing MEGFHVTKRESKERFWRNIHAANRSYIEEQYRMFLQNATSVPTSFRDMFEQYGAPNWADQSINEENRNDISFDMIKKVTATIQLVEAIRRYGHLAAKIYPVGRKKNRHSTLILPVSYGLTEEDLMAIPATLIWETPQLGLETAHDIIEMLKSCYSNTISFEYDHVNQHEERKWLQDQIELGDYRVPFSESKKKNLLTNLIEVEGFEKFLGKTFVAQKRFSIEGLDVMVPMLNLLVQQSLYDETENVMIGMAHRGRLSVLTHILGKPFDLLFSEFHHAQNKALLPISNTHSITYGWTGDVKYHFGAKRDIGKEKPSPTRITLAHNPSHLEFVNPVVEGFTRACQDYRFQSGYPKQDQDKAFSILIHGDAAFIGQGVVAETLNLSALPGYQTGGTIHLIANNQIGFTTNHEQSRSTRYASDLAKGFEIPIVHVNADDPEACLSAMKLACAYRKKFHKDFLIDLVGYRRYGHNEMDEPRATQPALYQEIDQHPTVTALYANKLIKESIIDAGAFHSIQQKVWNDLQEIYENMKENNNDTYEPKAAPTALAYGLEQFNTAVPFQLLDQLNSKLLNRPEGFTTFQKLETILKKRARAFDENQTVDWASAEVLAYASILTDGIPIRLTGQDTERGTFAHRHLMLHDVHTGDRYCPLHGLGNSTASFSIHNSPLSEVAVLGFEYGYSVEAPKTLVIWEAQFGDFANVGQVMFDQFISSGRAKWGEKSNMVFLLPHGYEGQGPEHSSARLERFLSSAAENNWIIANVTTSAQYFHLLRRQAALVDSDAARPLIVMTPKSLLRHAAVVSHIDLLSEGRFETCMSTSKVDGDYSSVKRIIIGSGKVMIDLNEALIKLDNTDWVHVIRLEQIYPFPKSEIDYIFAACEGLEEVIWIQEEPENMGAWNFVKDRLYRLLPETVRLRFVGRWERSAPAVGDLSIHKNEQKHIIETALEDRTSAFQKPAYFVK from the coding sequence ATGGAGGGATTTCACGTGACGAAAAGAGAATCAAAGGAGCGATTCTGGCGCAATATTCATGCTGCTAACAGAAGCTACATCGAAGAACAATATCGCATGTTTTTACAAAACGCTACTAGCGTTCCTACATCCTTTCGTGACATGTTTGAGCAATATGGTGCCCCTAATTGGGCTGACCAGTCTATAAATGAAGAAAATAGAAACGATATATCGTTTGATATGATAAAAAAGGTAACTGCCACCATACAACTTGTTGAAGCCATTCGGCGATATGGACATCTAGCAGCTAAGATCTATCCTGTAGGGAGAAAGAAAAATCGACATTCGACATTAATATTACCTGTGAGCTATGGTTTGACTGAAGAAGATTTAATGGCTATTCCTGCAACACTAATTTGGGAAACACCTCAACTTGGGCTTGAGACAGCACATGATATTATTGAGATGTTAAAAAGCTGTTATTCTAATACGATATCTTTTGAATATGATCATGTAAATCAACATGAAGAGCGGAAATGGTTACAGGACCAGATTGAATTAGGAGATTATAGGGTTCCTTTTTCAGAAAGTAAGAAAAAGAATTTATTAACAAATTTAATTGAAGTAGAGGGATTTGAAAAGTTTCTTGGGAAAACATTTGTTGCACAAAAAAGATTCTCTATTGAAGGTTTAGATGTTATGGTCCCGATGTTAAATTTACTTGTTCAACAATCTTTATATGATGAGACAGAAAATGTCATGATTGGTATGGCCCATCGTGGCCGATTAAGTGTCTTAACACATATTTTAGGTAAACCATTTGATTTATTATTCTCTGAGTTTCATCATGCACAGAACAAAGCATTACTTCCAATTTCTAATACGCATTCTATTACGTATGGTTGGACTGGAGATGTTAAATACCACTTTGGGGCAAAGCGTGATATTGGTAAAGAGAAACCTTCTCCAACTCGAATTACGTTAGCGCATAATCCATCACATTTGGAATTTGTAAATCCAGTGGTAGAAGGTTTTACACGTGCTTGTCAAGATTATCGTTTTCAATCGGGGTACCCAAAACAGGACCAAGATAAAGCGTTTAGTATTCTAATCCATGGTGATGCTGCGTTTATTGGGCAAGGTGTAGTCGCCGAGACACTTAATTTAAGTGCTTTACCGGGTTATCAAACCGGCGGAACCATTCACTTAATTGCTAATAACCAAATCGGCTTTACAACAAATCATGAACAGAGTAGATCGACGCGTTATGCTAGTGACTTAGCCAAGGGATTTGAGATTCCAATTGTACATGTTAATGCGGATGATCCAGAAGCGTGTCTTTCGGCAATGAAATTGGCATGTGCTTACCGTAAGAAATTCCATAAAGATTTCTTGATTGATCTTGTTGGTTATCGTCGCTACGGCCACAATGAAATGGATGAGCCTAGAGCAACGCAACCAGCACTTTATCAAGAAATTGATCAGCATCCAACAGTCACAGCACTTTATGCTAATAAGTTAATAAAAGAATCGATTATAGATGCTGGTGCATTCCATTCTATCCAACAAAAAGTATGGAATGATCTGCAAGAGATATATGAAAACATGAAAGAAAATAATAATGATACGTATGAACCAAAGGCTGCACCAACAGCGTTAGCTTATGGATTGGAACAATTTAATACTGCAGTGCCATTTCAATTACTAGATCAATTAAATAGTAAGTTACTAAATCGTCCAGAAGGTTTTACTACATTTCAAAAGTTGGAAACAATTTTAAAGAAGCGGGCCAGAGCATTTGATGAGAATCAAACAGTTGATTGGGCAAGTGCAGAGGTTTTAGCCTATGCTTCGATTTTGACAGATGGTATTCCAATTCGTTTGACAGGTCAGGATACAGAACGTGGAACATTTGCGCATCGTCATCTCATGTTACACGATGTGCATACTGGCGATCGTTATTGTCCATTGCATGGTTTAGGTAATAGCACAGCATCATTTTCTATTCATAATAGTCCATTATCAGAAGTTGCAGTATTAGGATTTGAATATGGTTATAGTGTTGAAGCACCAAAAACACTGGTTATATGGGAAGCCCAGTTTGGCGATTTTGCAAATGTGGGTCAAGTTATGTTCGACCAGTTTATTTCGTCAGGCCGAGCGAAATGGGGAGAAAAATCAAATATGGTATTTTTATTACCACATGGTTATGAAGGGCAGGGGCCTGAACATTCGAGTGCTCGACTGGAACGTTTTTTATCTTCAGCTGCAGAAAACAATTGGATTATTGCAAACGTCACAACAAGCGCACAATACTTCCATCTATTACGAAGGCAAGCAGCCCTGGTCGACAGTGACGCAGCTCGTCCGCTCATTGTGATGACGCCTAAAAGCTTGTTACGACATGCTGCTGTTGTTTCGCACATCGATCTATTGTCAGAGGGTAGATTTGAAACTTGTATGTCAACTAGTAAAGTAGACGGGGATTATAGTAGCGTTAAACGTATTATAATTGGTAGTGGTAAAGTTATGATTGATTTGAATGAAGCGTTAATCAAATTAGACAATACAGATTGGGTACATGTCATTCGTCTAGAGCAAATCTATCCATTCCCAAAGAGTGAAATTGATTATATTTTCGCTGCTTGTGAAGGTTTAGAGGAAGTGATTTGGATTCAGGAAGAACCAGAAAATATGGGGGCATGGAATTTTGTGAAAGATAGGTTATACCGTCTATTGCCAGAAACAGTCAGACTACGATTTGTTGGTAGATGGGAAAGATCAGCACCTGCTGTAGGTGACTTGTCTATTCATAAAAACGAACAAAAGCATATTATTGAAACTGCTCTAGAAGACAGAACAAGTGCTTTTCAGAAACCTGCATATTTTGTTAAATAA
- the trmL gene encoding tRNA (uridine(34)/cytosine(34)/5-carboxymethylaminomethyluridine(34)-2'-O)-methyltransferase TrmL, with product MGLHVVLYQPEIPANTGNIARTCLATNATLHLIHPLGFSTDDKMLRRAGLDYWQDVKIMYHDSIEELYEKFPVSEFYYIENFGKKYYSDFDFSDAEKELFFVFGRETNGIPKSLLEGKEDRCLRIQMAQNDKVRSLNLSNTAAIIVYDVLKQQGFPNMH from the coding sequence ATGGGCTTGCATGTCGTATTATATCAACCAGAGATCCCTGCCAATACAGGAAATATTGCACGGACTTGTTTAGCAACAAATGCAACATTACATCTTATTCATCCATTAGGATTTTCCACGGATGATAAAATGCTTCGTCGTGCTGGGCTCGATTACTGGCAAGATGTTAAAATTATGTATCATGATTCAATTGAAGAGTTATATGAGAAATTCCCTGTAAGTGAATTTTACTATATTGAGAATTTTGGTAAGAAGTATTACAGTGATTTTGATTTTAGTGATGCAGAAAAAGAACTTTTCTTTGTATTCGGTAGAGAAACAAATGGCATACCGAAATCTTTATTAGAAGGAAAAGAAGATCGCTGTTTACGAATTCAGATGGCGCAAAATGATAAGGTTCGCTCACTAAATCTCTCTAATACTGCAGCAATAATTGTCTATGATGTTTTAAAACAACAAGGGTTTCCAAATATGCATTAA
- a CDS encoding PrkA family serine protein kinase translates to MDILRKVREHREEQETLKWEGTLEDYLELLKERPYLAQSAHSRVYQMIQDQGIEEIDGHKQYNFFKDQIFGLEESLERLIEEYFHPAAKRLDVRKRILLLMGPVSGGKSTLVTLLKRGLEEYTFTDKGAVYAIKGCPMHEDPLHLIPHHLRAEFEQDYGIRIEGNLSPLNVMRLEEEYKGRIEDVLVERVFFSEDKRTGIGTFSPSDPKSQDIADLTGSIDFSTIAEYGSESDPRAYRFDGELNKANRGMMEFQEMLKSDEKFLWHLLSLTQEGNFKAGRFALISADELIVAHTNESEYRSFISNKKNEALHSRMIVMPIPYNLKMSKEEQIYQKMIQESDIKDVHIAPHTLKVAAMFTTLTRLKESAKGSISLLKKMYLYDGQTVEGFSDTDVPELKKEFNDEGMSGIDPRYVINRISSTIIKKEMNSINALDVLRSLKDGLDAHASISKEQRESYLNFISIARKEYDELAKKEVQKAFVYSYEESAKTLMDNYLDNVEAFCNKSKLEDPLTGEEMQPDEKLMRSIEEQIGISENAKKAFREEILIRISAYARKGKKFDYQSHERLREAIQKKLFADLKDVVKITTSSKTPDEQQLKKMNEVVATLIDEYGYNSTSANDLLRYVGSLLNR, encoded by the coding sequence ATGGACATATTGCGTAAAGTTAGAGAACATCGTGAAGAACAGGAAACATTAAAATGGGAAGGCACATTGGAAGATTATTTAGAACTTCTAAAGGAACGGCCTTATTTGGCTCAATCGGCACATTCACGGGTATATCAGATGATTCAGGATCAAGGAATAGAAGAAATAGATGGCCACAAACAATATAACTTTTTTAAAGATCAAATTTTTGGTTTAGAAGAGTCATTGGAACGGTTAATTGAAGAATACTTTCATCCAGCTGCAAAAAGACTTGATGTAAGAAAGCGAATACTATTATTGATGGGCCCTGTTAGTGGTGGTAAATCAACATTGGTTACTTTGTTGAAAAGGGGACTAGAGGAATATACCTTTACAGATAAGGGGGCAGTGTATGCTATCAAAGGTTGCCCAATGCATGAAGATCCGCTTCATCTAATTCCACATCATCTACGAGCCGAATTCGAACAAGATTATGGAATTAGGATAGAAGGTAATCTATCACCGCTTAATGTGATGCGTTTAGAAGAAGAGTATAAAGGTAGGATTGAAGATGTCTTAGTGGAACGAGTCTTCTTTTCAGAAGATAAACGTACCGGGATTGGTACTTTTAGTCCATCAGATCCTAAATCACAAGATATTGCTGATTTAACTGGTTCAATCGACTTCTCTACAATCGCAGAGTATGGTTCAGAGTCTGATCCGCGTGCTTATCGCTTCGATGGTGAATTAAATAAAGCAAATAGAGGGATGATGGAGTTTCAGGAGATGTTAAAATCTGATGAAAAATTCCTTTGGCACTTATTATCTTTAACACAAGAAGGAAACTTTAAAGCGGGAAGATTCGCACTGATTTCTGCAGATGAATTGATTGTTGCTCACACAAATGAATCAGAGTATCGCTCCTTTATTTCTAACAAAAAAAATGAAGCATTACACTCACGGATGATTGTAATGCCAATTCCATATAATTTAAAAATGAGTAAGGAAGAACAAATTTATCAGAAAATGATTCAAGAAAGTGATATCAAAGATGTGCATATCGCACCGCATACTTTGAAAGTGGCAGCTATGTTTACTACCCTAACGCGTTTAAAGGAATCAGCAAAAGGTAGCATAAGTTTACTTAAAAAAATGTATCTATATGATGGTCAAACCGTTGAAGGTTTTAGTGATACAGATGTACCAGAGTTGAAAAAGGAATTTAATGATGAAGGAATGAGTGGAATTGATCCAAGGTATGTTATTAATCGTATTTCATCTACTATTATAAAAAAAGAGATGAATTCCATTAATGCCTTAGATGTGTTGCGTTCATTAAAAGATGGTTTAGATGCCCATGCTTCTATTTCAAAAGAACAAAGGGAAAGCTATTTAAACTTTATTTCTATTGCGCGCAAAGAATATGACGAATTAGCGAAAAAAGAAGTACAAAAAGCATTTGTTTATTCATACGAAGAATCAGCTAAGACGCTTATGGATAATTATTTAGATAACGTGGAAGCATTTTGTAATAAATCAAAGTTAGAAGATCCTTTAACGGGCGAGGAAATGCAACCAGATGAAAAGCTAATGCGATCTATTGAAGAGCAAATTGGTATCTCTGAAAATGCAAAAAAGGCGTTTCGTGAGGAAATTTTAATTCGGATTTCTGCCTATGCGAGAAAAGGAAAGAAATTTGATTATCAATCACATGAACGCTTACGTGAAGCAATTCAGAAAAAACTTTTTGCGGATCTAAAAGACGTAGTGAAAATTACCACTTCATCGAAAACACCAGATGAACAACAATTGAAAAAAATGAATGAAGTTGTTGCAACATTGATTGATGAATATGGATATAATTCAACGTCTGCAAATGATTTGTTACGTTATGTTGGAAGTCTTTTAAATCGTTAA
- the odhB gene encoding 2-oxoglutarate dehydrogenase complex dihydrolipoyllysine-residue succinyltransferase, with product MIELKIPELAESITGGTVVEWLVETGDTVKKGDPVLEIETDKINVEIPANASGVITSIHKQVEEEVLVGDIVAIINDKEELTGNKPGKDEKESRLRERAIHTGEFKKAEDYIVATPSVRKKARQLAIDLRELNGQDHIKRIQHSDIEAFAKQKDLIVGNKSLTNASEEVEKQVTNTFIKEPTKQIERVKMSPRRRTIAKRLVEAQQEAAMLTTFNEIDLSVVMEIRAKRKDAFLKKHGVKLGLMSFFTKAVVMALKEFPILNAELQSDEILLKKFYDIGIAVSTNDGLVVPVLREADKLGFAQIETEISRLGEKAKARKLELSDLQGGTFTITNGGVFGSLFSTPILNAPQVGILGMHTIQKRPVVLEDDTITVRPMMYVALSYDHRIIDGKDAVQFLMYVKRLLETPYDLLLES from the coding sequence ATGATCGAATTGAAAATTCCAGAGTTGGCTGAATCTATTACAGGTGGAACAGTTGTAGAATGGCTTGTAGAAACAGGAGATACAGTAAAAAAAGGAGATCCTGTTTTAGAAATAGAAACGGATAAAATTAATGTAGAAATACCCGCAAATGCTAGTGGTGTCATAACATCTATTCATAAGCAAGTGGAAGAAGAAGTACTAGTCGGTGACATTGTTGCTATCATCAATGATAAGGAAGAATTAACTGGTAATAAACCAGGTAAAGATGAAAAAGAATCTAGATTACGAGAGCGTGCCATTCATACTGGCGAATTTAAAAAGGCTGAGGATTACATTGTAGCAACGCCTTCAGTTAGGAAAAAGGCGCGACAGTTAGCTATCGATCTAAGAGAATTAAATGGACAAGATCACATTAAGAGGATTCAGCATAGCGACATAGAAGCGTTTGCTAAACAAAAAGATTTAATAGTAGGAAATAAATCTCTAACAAACGCTTCTGAAGAAGTAGAAAAACAAGTAACGAATACATTCATAAAAGAACCTACTAAACAGATCGAAAGAGTTAAAATGAGTCCTCGTCGTCGTACGATTGCCAAACGATTAGTGGAAGCACAACAAGAGGCAGCGATGCTAACAACATTTAATGAAATTGACTTATCAGTTGTGATGGAGATTCGTGCCAAACGAAAGGATGCATTTTTAAAGAAACATGGTGTTAAGCTAGGTTTGATGTCATTTTTTACGAAAGCAGTTGTTATGGCACTTAAGGAATTTCCGATTTTAAATGCAGAGCTACAAAGTGATGAAATTTTATTGAAGAAGTTTTATGATATTGGAATAGCAGTATCTACTAATGATGGTTTAGTTGTACCAGTACTTCGCGAAGCAGATAAACTTGGATTTGCTCAAATTGAAACAGAAATAAGCCGATTAGGTGAGAAAGCAAAGGCAAGGAAGTTAGAACTAAGCGATTTACAGGGTGGAACGTTTACTATAACAAATGGTGGGGTATTTGGTTCATTATTTTCAACACCTATTCTAAATGCACCCCAGGTCGGGATTTTGGGAATGCACACCATTCAGAAAAGGCCGGTTGTATTAGAAGACGATACCATTACAGTTAGACCAATGATGTATGTTGCACTTTCATATGACCATCGTATTATTGATGGAAAAGATGCTGTTCAATTTCTGATGTATGTAAAACGATTACTTGAAACACCATATGATCTTTTATTAGAAAGTTAA
- a CDS encoding amidase domain-containing protein, whose product MPWTKKLQHYWQEQLAVDRASVADNWIVSKKKLHEQRGNKVPHMYGQGKVIRSRSINQKEVQIDYLLSVTFLIKQESDFYQEEEQCEHQCSFYKGTLVEDKPKIVETTPSKEVVKTGADEPLLKIREQRFSYDRRKAVQYAERWWNDYNPAYKKFDVDCTNYVSQCLHAGGAPMRGYSNRSNGWWYQNENWSYSWAVAHSLRWYLSGSSQGLKGKTIEEANQLLPGDVICYDFEGDGKWDHNTIVVSKDESGMPLVNAHTNNSRHRYWDYQDSYAWTPECKYKFFRIGED is encoded by the coding sequence ATGCCATGGACAAAAAAACTTCAACACTATTGGCAAGAACAATTAGCCGTAGATCGTGCTTCAGTAGCCGATAATTGGATTGTATCAAAGAAAAAGTTACATGAACAAAGAGGTAATAAAGTACCGCACATGTATGGGCAAGGTAAAGTTATTAGAAGTAGATCAATAAATCAAAAAGAAGTACAAATTGACTATTTGTTAAGTGTCACGTTCTTAATTAAACAAGAATCAGATTTCTATCAAGAAGAGGAACAATGTGAACATCAATGTTCCTTCTATAAAGGAACGCTAGTAGAGGATAAACCTAAAATTGTAGAAACGACGCCATCAAAGGAAGTAGTTAAGACAGGTGCAGATGAACCGTTGCTAAAGATAAGAGAACAGCGGTTTTCTTATGATCGACGTAAAGCTGTTCAATATGCTGAACGTTGGTGGAACGATTATAATCCAGCATACAAAAAATTTGATGTAGATTGTACCAATTATGTTTCCCAATGCTTACATGCAGGGGGGGCTCCAATGAGGGGGTATTCTAATCGTTCCAATGGTTGGTGGTATCAAAATGAAAATTGGAGCTACAGTTGGGCTGTTGCCCATTCACTTAGGTGGTATTTAAGTGGATCGTCACAAGGTTTGAAAGGAAAAACCATTGAAGAGGCAAATCAACTACTTCCAGGTGATGTTATTTGCTATGACTTTGAAGGTGATGGGAAATGGGACCATAACACGATCGTTGTTAGTAAAGATGAAAGTGGAATGCCTTTAGTAAATGCCCATACAAACAATAGTAGACATCGGTATTGGGATTATCAAGACTCTTATGCATGGACACCAGAATGCAAATATAAGTTTTTTCGAATTGGTGAAGATTAA
- a CDS encoding phospholipase D-like domain-containing protein, which yields MNKIFSVFLALSILLNVYFIFDNNTNEIDANGSKISYSLSNLEGDPEQQLLDIINNSTESLDIAIYNLDDTVISEAILEANQRGVAIQIITDQEKITNEDSEEIFTSLSEAGIPIKINTETKMHLKLTIADQTTVVAGSFNYTDNSSEENQELLFSIENTTLATEWNDLFLTLWESDDYTYWTP from the coding sequence ATGAATAAAATTTTTAGTGTCTTTTTGGCACTTTCCATCCTGTTAAATGTCTATTTCATCTTTGATAACAATACAAATGAAATAGATGCAAATGGAAGCAAAATCTCCTATTCTCTCAGTAATTTGGAGGGAGATCCCGAACAACAATTGCTAGATATCATTAACAATTCAACCGAAAGCCTTGATATAGCTATTTATAATCTTGATGATACAGTTATTTCAGAGGCTATACTTGAGGCAAATCAGCGTGGTGTAGCTATTCAGATAATAACAGATCAAGAAAAGATAACGAATGAAGATAGTGAGGAGATTTTTACCTCACTTTCGGAAGCTGGTATTCCAATCAAGATAAATACCGAAACTAAAATGCATTTAAAATTAACAATTGCAGATCAAACAACAGTAGTGGCTGGTTCATTTAATTATACAGACAACTCTAGTGAAGAAAATCAAGAACTTCTTTTTTCCATTGAAAATACTACATTAGCAACAGAATGGAATGATTTATTCCTTACTTTATGGGAAAGCGATGATTACACATATTGGACACCTTAA
- the yhbH gene encoding sporulation protein YhbH produces the protein MSKSFLISEDDWSLHRKGYDDQKRHQDKIKDVLKQKLPDLVSEESIVMSRGKNIIRIPIRSLDEYKIRYSQEKNKQAGQGDGESKVGDTVAKGGKPKQGNGTGEGAGDQPGTDYYEAEISMEELQEAFFSQLELPNLQEKEKDNIVLTDVTFNDIRKKGLEGNIDKKRTLLEAYKRNARQGSAVFHPIYPDDLRFKTWNEIEKPQSKAVVLAMMDTSGSMGQFEKYMARSFFFWMTRFLRTNYATVDIEFIAHHTEAKVVDEEAFFSRGESGGTICSSAYKKALELIESKYDPAQYNIYPFHLSDGDNLTSDNRRCVALVKELLSYASLFGYAEVNQYQRHSTLMQVFKEFDQPNLDHFILRKKEDVYYAMQHFFKNDKKEVYA, from the coding sequence ATGTCTAAAAGTTTCTTGATTTCAGAAGATGACTGGTCACTTCATCGCAAGGGATATGATGATCAAAAGCGTCATCAAGATAAGATTAAAGATGTTCTTAAGCAGAAGCTCCCCGACCTCGTAAGTGAAGAAAGTATTGTTATGTCTAGAGGGAAAAATATTATTCGAATTCCAATTCGTTCATTAGATGAATATAAAATCCGCTACAGTCAGGAGAAAAATAAACAAGCAGGGCAAGGTGATGGTGAAAGTAAGGTTGGTGACACTGTTGCAAAGGGTGGAAAGCCTAAACAAGGTAATGGAACAGGTGAAGGAGCCGGTGATCAACCTGGAACGGATTATTATGAGGCTGAAATATCTATGGAAGAGTTACAAGAAGCTTTTTTTAGTCAACTAGAGTTACCTAATTTACAAGAAAAAGAGAAAGATAATATCGTACTAACTGATGTAACCTTTAATGATATTCGAAAAAAAGGTTTAGAAGGTAATATTGATAAGAAACGTACTTTATTAGAAGCCTACAAACGAAATGCAAGGCAAGGAAGTGCTGTATTTCATCCAATTTATCCCGATGATTTACGATTTAAAACGTGGAATGAAATTGAAAAGCCGCAATCTAAAGCAGTTGTCTTAGCAATGATGGATACGAGTGGAAGTATGGGGCAATTCGAGAAATATATGGCACGTAGCTTCTTTTTTTGGATGACACGTTTTCTTCGGACTAACTATGCAACAGTAGATATTGAATTTATAGCGCATCATACGGAGGCTAAAGTAGTAGATGAAGAAGCATTTTTTTCTAGAGGTGAAAGTGGAGGAACCATCTGTTCATCAGCTTATAAAAAGGCATTAGAATTGATTGAATCAAAATATGATCCTGCGCAATATAATATTTATCCTTTTCATTTATCTGATGGTGATAACCTTACCTCAGATAACAGACGTTGTGTAGCATTGGTAAAAGAACTGTTATCATACGCAAGTTTATTCGGTTATGCGGAAGTAAATCAATATCAGCGTCATTCTACATTAATGCAAGTATTTAAAGAATTTGATCAACCAAATCTTGATCATTTTATTTTGCGAAAAAAAGAAGATGTTTATTATGCGATGCAACACTTCTTTAAAAATGATAAAAAGGAAGTATATGCATAA
- a CDS encoding GNAT family N-acetyltransferase has product MLIHRIDGEVSLRMFNESDAEEFYNLTISSKDYLREWLGWLDYIESIEDTTQNIKTRLKAFAENGGYPKSFAIIYKGDIAGTIGFNTLNKNDKMGDIGYWLGKDFQGNGIMTRAFMSIIDYGFNELGLNRIEISVATDNKKSRALPERFGFKVEAELRQAEWLYDHYVDHVIYGLLAEEIEKIHV; this is encoded by the coding sequence ATGTTAATACATAGGATTGATGGAGAAGTCTCATTGAGAATGTTTAATGAAAGTGACGCTGAAGAATTTTACAATTTAACGATTAGTTCAAAAGACTATCTAAGAGAATGGCTTGGATGGCTTGACTATATTGAAAGTATAGAAGATACTACTCAAAATATCAAAACGAGATTAAAGGCTTTTGCAGAAAATGGTGGCTACCCAAAATCTTTTGCGATAATTTATAAGGGAGATATTGCAGGAACAATTGGATTTAATACTCTTAATAAAAACGATAAAATGGGTGACATTGGTTATTGGTTAGGTAAAGATTTTCAAGGTAATGGTATTATGACAAGGGCTTTTATGTCTATAATTGATTATGGATTTAACGAACTTGGACTTAATAGAATTGAGATAAGCGTCGCTACTGATAACAAAAAAAGTAGAGCTCTTCCTGAACGTTTTGGTTTTAAAGTAGAAGCTGAATTAAGACAAGCAGAATGGCTGTATGACCATTATGTAGACCACGTTATTTATGGACTTTTGGCGGAAGAAATAGAAAAAATCCATGTTTAA